In Trueperaceae bacterium, the genomic stretch GGAGCTCGACGCCACCGCCAACGTCGAGCTCCCGGGCCGCTTCGCGGGTCGACGCACCCCCGGGCGCGCCGCGGCGCTGTTGGAGGAGGTCGGGCTGGCCGCGCGCGCCTCCGCCCGCCCGGGCACGCTGTCGGGGGGCGAACGCCAGCGCGTGGCGCTAGCGCGCGCGTGGTACCTCGATCCGCCGCTGCTGCTCGCCGACGAACCGACCGGAAGCCTCGACCGGGCGACGGCGGCGCAGGTGTTCGAGCGGTTGGTGGACCTCGCCCGCTCGCAAGGGCGGGCGGTGCTGATGGTCACGCACGACGAGGGGTTGGTCCGCGACGTCGACGCCCGCTACCGCCTTGCCGGCGGTCGCCTCACGCGCGACGCGGAGACCGCCCGCTGACGGCGGGCCGGCCGCGCGCTCAGGAGGGGGCGTCGCCGTCGTTCGCGACGTCGCGCCGCTCCGCGAACCGCACGAGCCACCGGCGGACGCGCGGACGGAGGCGGTGCACGCCGTACAGGATCGGCAGCAACGCCAACGCGGTCAGCACGAGCGCCGCGTCGTTGACGAGCAGGCGCTCGCCCGCCCAGGCCGACACCACCAGCCAGGGCACCCGCGCCCCCATCGCCGTCGCCCACAAGCCCCGCGCCGATAGCGACGAGAGGCCGGCCGCCATCACCGCGACGTCGAGGTTGAGGATGAGGAACACGACGAACCACACCGCGTACGAGCGGACCCCCAGGAACGCCTCCCATTCGCTCCACACGCGCTCGGGCACCAGGCGGCGCATCGCCCGCCGACCCAACTGCCGCGACAGAAGCAGCGCCAGCCCCGCCCCGAGCGCCAGCCCCACGAGCCCGTAGAAGATCGCGGGCAGCGTCCCGAACGCCGTCCCGCCGATCGCGGCGATGAGGGGCGTGGGGATCACCGGGATCAACGCCGCCAACAGGAACCCGGCGACGTACCATGCGGGCGCCCACCACCCCTGGGACGTGATCAGCGCCGACAACCCTTCGACCATGCCCCCAAGCGTACGCCACCTTCGCGGAGGGCATCGTCCGGCGGTATCCTCGCGCCGTGCCTGCGCCCCATCCGGTTCGCCTCCGCCCGCGGCTGTACGCCCGCCCCTGGGGCGGCGACGCGTTGCGCGCCCTGCCCGGCGCGGTGCCGCCCGACGGCCCCGGGCCGGTCGGGGAGGCCTGGCTGGCCGACGGCGACGCCCCGGTGCTCGGGGGGCCGTGGGACGGCGCGACGCTCGCGGCGCTCGCCGCCGACGACCCCGCCGGCTGGCTCGGGCGGGCCGCCGCTCCCGGGGACGTCCGCATCCCGGTCCTCGTGAAGCTCCTCGACCCGGCCGCCTGGTTGTCGGTCCAGGTCCATCCCGACGACGCGTACGCGCGCCGGCGGCACCCGGACCGCCCGGACCGCGGCAAGGTCGAGACGTGGCGCGTCCTCGAGGCGCCCGCCGGCGCGACGGTCGCCTGGGGGTTCGACGCCGCCACGACGCCCGACGCGGTGCGCGCCGCGATCGACGCGGGGACGCTCGCGGGGCGCCTCCGCCCCCTCCCGGTCGTGCCGGGCGACGTGGTGCACAACCCGGCGGGGACCGTGCACGCGTTGGGGCCCGGCGTCCGCGTCCTCGAGGTGCAGCAGGCGTCGGACCTCACCTACCGCCTGGACGACCACGGCCGCGTGGGGCCGGACGGGGCGCCCCGCGCCCTGCACGTCGACGACGCCCTCGCCGTCGCCGACCTATCCGGTGCGCCGCCCGCGCCGCCGGACCTCGAGCCGGTCGAGGTGGGCTGGACGAACCGGGCGACCTGCCCCCACTACGCCCTGGACGAGGCGGACGTCGCCGGGGAGGTCGAGGGGGCCGCCACCGGACGGTTGCCGCACGTCCTGACGGTCGCGTCGGGGGCGCTCCGCCTGACGGCCGGCGAGCGGACGTGGGCGGCGCCGGAGGGCGCCACCTTCTGGCTGCCCCCCGGCACGCCGCCCGTGCGCCTCGCGGGACGCGGCCTCGTCCTCCGCGCCCGCCCGACCGAGGTCGATGCGTGAGCGACGCCCGGGCCGGGCGGCGGCGCGTGGCGCGGTGGACGGGGGCGGCGCTCGTGGCGGCGGGCCTCGTCGCCGCCGGGGCGCTCGCGACGTGGCTCCCGCCGGGCCCGTTGGTGCCCGCCGCGGACGCGGCGGTCGCGGGCGTGTCCGCGTCGTCGGTGCGCATCGCGGCGTACGACGCAGCTGGCGGCGGCGTCGAGGTCGCGCCGCGCGACGGCGCGGCGGACGTGACGTTCGTGCTGTACCCGGGCGGCCGGGTGCGGCCGCACGCCTACGCCTGGATCGGGGTGGCGCTCGCGCCGGCGGGCGTACGCACGCTGATCCCCACCCTGCCGCTCGACCTGGCGGTGTTCGCCCGCGACCGCCTCGACGCGTTGCGCGAGGCGGACCTGGTGGGCGCGGGCCCGGTCGTGCTCGGCGGGCACTCGTTGGGGGGCGCGATGGCGGTCGCGCACCTGGCGCGCCGGGCGCCGGACGCGGTGGACGGTCTGGTGCTGATGGGGGCGTACCCCGCGGCGGGGGACGACCTGTCGGACCGCGCGTGGCCGACCCTCGTGCTCGCCGCGGAGCTCGACGGCCTCGCGACGGAGGCCGAGGTGACGGCGGGCCTCGAGCGGCTTCCGGGACGCGCGGACCTCGTCGCCATCGAGGGGGCGGTGCACGCCTTCTTCGGGCGCTACGGACCGCAGCGGGGGGACGGCCGACCCACGGTGCCGCGCGCCGCGGCGGAGCGCGCGGTGCGCGCGGCGCTCGAGGGGTTCTTCGCGTCGCTGCGCTGACGACCGTGCGCGCGGGTCAGTACCCCTCGGGCAGGTAGCGCCGCCAGATGGGGTCGACGTCGGCCAGCAGCCCGTAGGCGCTGCTGAACACGAAGCGGGGCGCGCGCGGCGCCCGCGCGAGCGTCATGCGCGCCTCCTCCGGCGTCCGGTCGCGCTTCTTGGCGTTGCAGGAGCGGCAGCAGGCGACGACGTTCTCCCAACTGGTCGGGCCCCCGCGACTGCGGGGCACGACGTGGTCGAGGGTGAGGTCGCTGCCGCGGGTGCCGCAGTACTGACAGCGGTGGTCGTCGCGGCGAAACAGGTTGCGGCGGTTGAACGCCACCTTCTGGCGGCCGGGTCGACGCACGTACCGCGCGAGGCGCACGACGCTGGGGACCGGCACCGCCTGCGACGGGGTCCGGAGGAACGTGTCGGCGTCCTCGACGCGGATCGCGACGTCGGTCATCAACAGTTGAATGGCGCGTTTGACGCTGCAGACGTGCAGCGGTTCGAAGCTGGCGTTGAGGATGAGGACGCGGGCGGCGGCGGGGTCGGTGAGCGGCTCGAGCCCGAGGAGTTCCGCGAGGTGGGCCTCCTCGTTCGCACCGTCGTTCGGGCCGTCGGCCGCGACGCCGTACGGCGTCGGCGGGGCGCCCGCCGGCGCGTCGCCGGCCTGCGCGTCGCCCGCCTGCGCGTCGCCCGCGGGGGCGGCGTCGGGGGGCTTACGGGTCGGGTCGGCGTCGTGCGCGGAGCTCACCTCCGCCTCGAGGCTACCGCATGCCCGGGGCGGGGGGCGTCAGCCCGGGGGGCGCGCGACGGCGAGGTCGAGGAGGCGGGCGACGAGCGCGGGGTAGGGCAGACCCCCGGCGTGCCAGAGGCGCGGGTACATCGAGCGGGCGGTGAAGCCGGGGAGGGTGTTGACCTCGTTGACGAGGAGGGCCCCGTCGGGCCCGAGGAACAGGTCGACGCGCGCGAGCCCCTCGAGGCCGAGGGCGTCGAACGCGCGCAGCGCGAGGGCCCGGGCGGCGTCGGCGGTGGCGGCGTCGAGGGGGGCGGGGACGCGCAACTCCGTCGCGTCGCCGGCGTACTTGTGGGCGTAGTCGTAGAACGCGCCGCCGGGCACGACGACCTCGCCGACGGGGGAGGCGTCGGGGGGGCGGCCGTCCAGGACCGCCACCTCGAGCTCGCGGGCGCCCTCCGCCGCCGCCTCGACGACCCCGCGCGGGTCGTGCCGGAACGCGTCGTCGAGGGCGGCGTCCTGCTCCGCGGCGGTGCGTACGCGTGCGATGCCGACCGAGCTGCCGAGGTTGGCGGGCTTCACGAACCGCGGCCAGGGGAGGTCGGCGAGGTGCGCGCGGGCCGCTTCGGGGTCGTCCGCCACGGCGTCGCGATGCACCGCCCGCCAGGCGACCTGGGGGACGTCGGCGGCGGCGAGGACCTGCTTCATGACGATCTTGTCCATCGCGACGGCGCTCGCGCGGACGCCCGCCCCGACGTACGCGACGCCGGCGGCGTCCAGCAGGCCCTGCAGGCGCCCGTCCTCCCCGCCGGGCCCGTGCAGCAGGGGGAGCACGACCGGCGTCGCGCCGACCGCGTCGGCGCGGGCGACCAGGTCGCGCAGGGCGGCGGCCAGGTCGTCGAGGAGCGCGAGGCGCGGGGTGGGGTCCGGCGCGGGGCGCGCGGGGGCGGGGGGGACGCCCCCGCCCGCGGCGCGGAGGGCGGCGCGGCTCGCGTCGGGGGACAGCAGGCCGCGCCCGTCGCGGCGGAGGACGCGCGGCGTCCAGTCGGCGACGGTGCCGGCCTCCTGCAGGAGCGAGGCGGCGGAGGCGAGGGAGACGGCGTGCTCGTCGGAGGGCCCGCCGCAGAGCAGCAGGACGGGGCGTCCGGCCGCGGTCGTGTCGGCCTCCGTCGCGCTCACGGCGTCCCCCACGTGTGTACATTACACATCATGAGCAGCATACGCCTGTGGGGGGTGGGCGTCAAACGCGGCCCCACCACGAACCGTGCGGCCCGACCGTGGTCCAGCGAACCGTCGTTCCGCCCGACGCCACGTACCCTCCCCCCGACCGCAGCTCGCTCGGCGACGCCGTCGCCCACGCCCCCGCCCCCTCAGGAGGCCCCCATGCTCGTCCGCACCCACTTCTGCACGCGCCTCGGCGTGCACGTGTCCGCCGCCGTTCTCGCCCTCGCCCTGCTCGCCGGGCTCGCCGGCGCGCAGACCCTGCGCGCCGGCATCGGCATCCCCGTCCAACTCGACCCCGCCTTCGCGTCCAGCGACGCGGAGATCCTCGTGCTCTCCAACGTCTACGACTACCTCGTCGAGATCGACGCGAACAACGACGTCCAGCCCGGCCTGGCGACCGACTGGACGACGTCGGACGACGGCGTCGTCTGGACCTTCACGCTGCGCGAGGACGTCACCTTCCACTCCGGCGCGGCGTTCGACCCCGACGACGTCGTCGCCACGTTCGACCGGCTCCGCGACCCCGACGCCGACCTCGCGACGAGCGACCTGTACGCCAACGTCGAGACCGTCGAGGCGACCGGACCGAACGAGGTGACCTTCACCCTCGCCGACCCCAACCCGTTCTTCCTCTACGACCTCTCCGACAACCACGCGGTCGTGCACGACGCCGACGCCGACGACTTCGGCACGACGTTCGACGGGACCGGCCCGTTCCGCGTCGCGTCGTACGCCGCGGAGGACCGCATGCGCCTCGAGGCGGTCGAGGACCACTGGAACGCGCCGGGCGTCGACGCCATCGACCTGGTGTTCTTCAGCGAGCAGTCCGCCGCCGTGAACGCGCTGCGCGGCGGGCAACTCGACCTGGTCCTGCGCATGTCGACGCCCCTCTACCAGAGCCTCGAGGGAGCCGACGGCATCGAACGCACCCGCGTCGCGACGAACGCCTTCGACCTCGTCCGGCTCCGCGCCGACCGCGCGCCGGGCGACGACCCCCGCGTCGTCGAGGCGATGAAGCTCGCCGTCGACCGCGAAGCGATCCGCGCCTTCGTCGGCGGCGGCCTCTCCGCCGCCGCCCTCGACACGCCGGTCGGGCCGCTCTACGACGCCTACCACCGGCCCGACCTCACGCCGCCCGAACGCGACGTCGAGCGCGCCCGCGCGCTGCTGGCCGACGCCGGGTACGCCGACGGCCTCGAACTCACCCTCCACGTCCCCGACAGCGGCGACCGCCCCGACCTCGCCGTCGTCCTCAAGGACCAACTCGACGACGCCGGCTTCGACATCGACGTCCAGGTCCAACCCGAAAGCGTCTACTACGGCGAAGGCGGCTGGCTCGACGTCGACTTCGGCATCACCGGTTGGGGGTCGCGCCCGACCCCGCAGTTCTACTTCGAGACGATGATCGCCTGCGACGCCGTCTGGAACGAGGCGCACTACTGCGACCCCGAGGTCGACGCCCTCATCGACGAGGCGGGCGCCACCCTCGACGAGGACGTGCGGCGCGCCGCCTACGCCGACCTGCAGCGCATCCTCGCGACCGAAGGGCCCTACGTCATCCCCTACTTCTTCCCGCAGTTCGCCGCCCTGAGCGACGCGTACGAGGGGCTCGCCCTCAAGGCGTTCCCCGGCCGCACCGACCTGGCCGCCCTCCAGCCTCGGTGAGCGCCCCGCGCGCGGCCGGCGCGACGTTCGCCGGCGCCGGCGCGCGGACGCCCCGCCGGCGCGGTGCGCTCGGCGTGGTGCGCAGCCTCTACGACCGGCCGGCGAGCGCGATCGGCACCACCGGGGTGCTCCTCTTCCTCGCGCTCGCGGCGGTCGGGCCCCTCGTCGCGCCGTACGGCCCCACCGACCAGGTGCTCCTCGACCGCTCGCAGGCGCCCAGCGCCGCGCACTGGTTCGGCACCGACCGCCTCGGCCGCGACGTGTTCAGTCGCGTCGTGGCCGGCGCCCGCGACATCCTCCTCCTCGCCGGCGGCGGGACCGCCCTCGCGGTCCTGCTCGGCACCGCCACCGGCCTGTGGACGTCGGCGCGCGGCGGGTGGCTCGAGGAGGTCACCTTCCGCCTCTACGACGCGCTCCTCGCGCTCCCCGCGCTGTTGTTGGCGTTGTTGTTGCTCGGCACCGTCGGCCCCTCGCGCGCCAGCGTCCTGCTCGTCATCGCGGTCGCCTACACCCCGATCGTCGCGCGCGTCGTGCGCAGCGTTGTGCTCAGCGTCAAGGCGCGCGAGTGGGTCGCCGCCGCCCGCCTCCAGGGGGAATCCGGCCGTTGGATCCTGCTGCGCGAAATCCTCCCCAGCGTCCTGCCCGCCCTCGCGGTCGAAAGCGCACTCCGCTTCAGTTACGCCATCTTCCTCGTCGCCTCCCTCGGGTTCCTCGGCGTCGGGGTGCAACCCCCGTCCCCCGACTGGGGCCTCATGGTCGCCGAAGCTCGCGACTACGTGTACCTGACCCCCTGGTCGCTCGCCTTCCCCGCCGCCGCCATCAGCGGCCTCGTCGTCAGCGTCAACCTCGCCGCCGACGGCCTCGGGCGGGCGTTGCGGAGCGGCGCGTGAACGCCGGACTGGCGCTCCGCGACGTCACCGTCGCCTACGGCGATACCGACGTCCTGCACGGCATCGACCTCGACGTCGCACCGGGGGAGACCGTCGGCCTCGTCGGCGAATCGGGGAGCGGCAAGTCCACGCTCGCCCTCGCCGCCCTCCGCGCCCTCCCGCCCGGCGGCACCGTCCGTCGGGGACGCATCACGCTGGCCGGCGACGACC encodes the following:
- a CDS encoding ABC transporter ATP-binding protein, which gives rise to MTFALRCRALRRTFDTPSGPLRVLDGVDLDVAPGEVVAILGPSGSGKTTLLHLLAGLDRPTSGEVWWGDLAVHDRPPRAWARERAAHVGLVFQDPHLVGELDATANVELPGRFAGRRTPGRAAALLEEVGLAARASARPGTLSGGERQRVALARAWYLDPPLLLADEPTGSLDRATAAQVFERLVDLARSQGRAVLMVTHDEGLVRDVDARYRLAGGRLTRDAETAR
- a CDS encoding class I mannose-6-phosphate isomerase, which gives rise to MPAPHPVRLRPRLYARPWGGDALRALPGAVPPDGPGPVGEAWLADGDAPVLGGPWDGATLAALAADDPAGWLGRAAAPGDVRIPVLVKLLDPAAWLSVQVHPDDAYARRRHPDRPDRGKVETWRVLEAPAGATVAWGFDAATTPDAVRAAIDAGTLAGRLRPLPVVPGDVVHNPAGTVHALGPGVRVLEVQQASDLTYRLDDHGRVGPDGAPRALHVDDALAVADLSGAPPAPPDLEPVEVGWTNRATCPHYALDEADVAGEVEGAATGRLPHVLTVASGALRLTAGERTWAAPEGATFWLPPGTPPVRLAGRGLVLRARPTEVDA
- a CDS encoding alpha/beta fold hydrolase, translated to MSDARAGRRRVARWTGAALVAAGLVAAGALATWLPPGPLVPAADAAVAGVSASSVRIAAYDAAGGGVEVAPRDGAADVTFVLYPGGRVRPHAYAWIGVALAPAGVRTLIPTLPLDLAVFARDRLDALREADLVGAGPVVLGGHSLGGAMAVAHLARRAPDAVDGLVLMGAYPAAGDDLSDRAWPTLVLAAELDGLATEAEVTAGLERLPGRADLVAIEGAVHAFFGRYGPQRGDGRPTVPRAAAERAVRAALEGFFASLR
- a CDS encoding HNH endonuclease — protein: MSSAHDADPTRKPPDAAPAGDAQAGDAQAGDAPAGAPPTPYGVAADGPNDGANEEAHLAELLGLEPLTDPAAARVLILNASFEPLHVCSVKRAIQLLMTDVAIRVEDADTFLRTPSQAVPVPSVVRLARYVRRPGRQKVAFNRRNLFRRDDHRCQYCGTRGSDLTLDHVVPRSRGGPTSWENVVACCRSCNAKKRDRTPEEARMTLARAPRAPRFVFSSAYGLLADVDPIWRRYLPEGY
- a CDS encoding D-alanine--D-alanine ligase family protein produces the protein MSATEADTTAAGRPVLLLCGGPSDEHAVSLASAASLLQEAGTVADWTPRVLRRDGRGLLSPDASRAALRAAGGGVPPAPARPAPDPTPRLALLDDLAAALRDLVARADAVGATPVVLPLLHGPGGEDGRLQGLLDAAGVAYVGAGVRASAVAMDKIVMKQVLAAADVPQVAWRAVHRDAVADDPEAARAHLADLPWPRFVKPANLGSSVGIARVRTAAEQDAALDDAFRHDPRGVVEAAAEGARELEVAVLDGRPPDASPVGEVVVPGGAFYDYAHKYAGDATELRVPAPLDAATADAARALALRAFDALGLEGLARVDLFLGPDGALLVNEVNTLPGFTARSMYPRLWHAGGLPYPALVARLLDLAVARPPG
- a CDS encoding ABC transporter substrate-binding protein, with the translated sequence MLVRTHFCTRLGVHVSAAVLALALLAGLAGAQTLRAGIGIPVQLDPAFASSDAEILVLSNVYDYLVEIDANNDVQPGLATDWTTSDDGVVWTFTLREDVTFHSGAAFDPDDVVATFDRLRDPDADLATSDLYANVETVEATGPNEVTFTLADPNPFFLYDLSDNHAVVHDADADDFGTTFDGTGPFRVASYAAEDRMRLEAVEDHWNAPGVDAIDLVFFSEQSAAVNALRGGQLDLVLRMSTPLYQSLEGADGIERTRVATNAFDLVRLRADRAPGDDPRVVEAMKLAVDREAIRAFVGGGLSAAALDTPVGPLYDAYHRPDLTPPERDVERARALLADAGYADGLELTLHVPDSGDRPDLAVVLKDQLDDAGFDIDVQVQPESVYYGEGGWLDVDFGITGWGSRPTPQFYFETMIACDAVWNEAHYCDPEVDALIDEAGATLDEDVRRAAYADLQRILATEGPYVIPYFFPQFAALSDAYEGLALKAFPGRTDLAALQPR
- a CDS encoding ABC transporter permease, translating into MSAPRAAGATFAGAGARTPRRRGALGVVRSLYDRPASAIGTTGVLLFLALAAVGPLVAPYGPTDQVLLDRSQAPSAAHWFGTDRLGRDVFSRVVAGARDILLLAGGGTALAVLLGTATGLWTSARGGWLEEVTFRLYDALLALPALLLALLLLGTVGPSRASVLLVIAVAYTPIVARVVRSVVLSVKAREWVAAARLQGESGRWILLREILPSVLPALAVESALRFSYAIFLVASLGFLGVGVQPPSPDWGLMVAEARDYVYLTPWSLAFPAAAISGLVVSVNLAADGLGRALRSGA